The Neisseria sicca genome includes a window with the following:
- the lpxH gene encoding UDP-2,3-diacylglucosamine diphosphatase: MPTYFIADLHLSETRPELTELFLRFMREKAPSARAVYILGDLFDFWIGDDEHSELTDTVSRAVRNVAEGGVECFFVHGNRDFLIGEKFARQAGMVLLPEYSVVDLYGTPTLICHGDTLCTDDVRYQKFRKTVHQKWLQRLFLMLPLKLRLNIARKIRHTSKHDKQYKAAEIMDVNPKFTSDIVHNYGVRLLIHGHTHREHIHEENAYTRIVLGDWRSDYASILEVDERGYRFVE; encoded by the coding sequence ATGCCGACTTATTTTATTGCCGATTTACACCTGAGTGAAACCCGTCCTGAGTTGACCGAGCTGTTTTTGCGTTTCATGCGCGAAAAAGCACCGTCTGCGAGGGCGGTTTATATTTTGGGCGACCTATTTGATTTTTGGATAGGGGACGACGAACATTCCGAATTGACGGATACCGTTTCCCGTGCCGTCCGTAATGTTGCAGAGGGTGGAGTGGAATGTTTTTTTGTTCACGGAAACCGTGATTTTCTGATAGGTGAGAAGTTCGCAAGGCAAGCGGGCATGGTACTGCTGCCGGAATATTCAGTCGTCGATTTATACGGTACGCCGACTTTGATTTGCCACGGCGATACTTTGTGTACCGATGATGTGCGTTATCAGAAATTCAGGAAAACAGTTCATCAAAAATGGTTGCAACGGTTGTTCCTCATGTTGCCGCTCAAGCTGCGTCTGAACATTGCGCGAAAAATCCGCCATACCAGTAAGCACGACAAGCAATATAAAGCTGCTGAAATTATGGATGTCAATCCCAAGTTCACCTCTGATATCGTCCATAATTACGGCGTCAGATTGCTGATTCACGGACATACGCACCGCGAACATATCCACGAAGAGAACGCATATACGCGTATTGTGCTGGGAGATTGGCGTAGCGACTATGCTTCTATATTGGAGGTTGATGAGCGCGGATACAGGTTTGTTGAGTGA
- a CDS encoding IS30 family transposase produces the protein MSYTQLTQDERYHIQYLSRHCTVTEIAKQLNRHKSTISREIRRHRTQGQQYSAEKAQKQSRTIKQRKRKPYKLDSQLIQHIDTLIRRKLSPEQVCAYLRKHHGITLHHSTIYRYLRQDKSNGGTLWQHLRICSKPYRKRYGSTWTRGKVPNRVGIENRPAIVDQKTRIGDWEADTIIGKGQKSALLTLVERVTRYTIVCKLDSLKAEDTALAAVRALKAHKARVHTITMDNGKEFYQHTKIAKALKAETYFCRPYHSWEKGLNENTNGLIRQYFPKQTDFRNISDREIRRVQDELNHRPRKTLGYETPSVLFLNLFKPLIH, from the coding sequence ATGAGCTACACACAACTGACCCAAGACGAACGATACCATATCCAATACCTGTCCCGCCACTGCACCGTCACAGAAATCGCCAAACAGCTTAACCGCCACAAAAGCACCATCAGCCGCGAAATCAGACGGCACCGCACCCAAGGGCAGCAATACAGTGCCGAAAAAGCACAGAAGCAGAGCCGGACTATCAAACAGCGTAAGCGAAAGCCCTATAAGCTTGATTCGCAGCTGATTCAACACATCGACACCCTTATCCGCCGCAAACTCAGTCCCGAACAAGTATGCGCCTACCTGCGCAAACATCACGGGATAACACTCCACCACAGCACCATTTACCGCTACCTCCGCCAAGACAAAAGCAACGGCGGCACCTTGTGGCAACACCTCAGAATATGCAGCAAACCCTACCGCAAACGCTACGGCAGCACATGGACCAGAGGCAAAGTGCCCAACCGCGTCGGCATAGAAAACCGACCCGCTATCGTCGACCAGAAAACCCGCATCGGCGATTGGGAAGCCGACACCATCATCGGCAAAGGACAGAAAAGCGCATTACTGACCTTGGTCGAACGCGTTACCCGCTACACCATCGTCTGCAAATTGGATAGCCTCAAAGCCGAAGACACTGCTCTGGCAGCCGTTAGGGCATTAAAGGCACATAAAGCCAGAGTGCACACCATCACCATGGACAACGGCAAAGAGTTCTACCAACACACCAAAATAGCCAAAGCATTGAAAGCGGAGACTTATTTTTGCCGCCCCTACCATTCTTGGGAAAAAGGGCTGAATGAGAACACCAACGGACTCATCCGACAATATTTCCCCAAGCAAACCGATTTCCGAAACATCAGCGATCGGGAGATACGCAGGGTTCAAGATGAGTTGAACCACCGGCCAAGAAAAACACTTGGCTACGAAACGCCAAGTGTTTTATTCTTGAATCTGTTCAAACCACTGATACACTAG
- a CDS encoding DUF502 domain-containing protein has product MTEQTAEGGKVAKALKKYLITGMLVWLPIAVTIWAVSYIISAADRLISLLPEQWQPQYFWGFNIPGLGIIAAIVVLFLTGVFAANVLGRQILAAWDSLLGRIPVVKSIYSSVKKVSESLLSDSSRSFRTPVLVPFPQPNIWTIAFVSGHIPDKLKGSLPHDDDYLSVYVPTTPNPTGGYYIMVKKSDVRELDMSVDEALKYVISLGMVMPDEVRVKVLAEHRSSENDDTEQNN; this is encoded by the coding sequence ATGACAGAACAAACGGCCGAAGGCGGAAAAGTTGCCAAGGCATTAAAAAAATATCTGATTACAGGCATGCTGGTGTGGCTGCCGATAGCCGTAACCATTTGGGCGGTCAGCTATATCATATCTGCCGCCGACCGGCTGATCAGTCTGCTGCCCGAGCAATGGCAGCCTCAATATTTCTGGGGATTCAACATTCCCGGCTTGGGCATTATTGCTGCCATTGTCGTCTTGTTTCTGACCGGCGTGTTCGCCGCCAACGTTTTAGGACGCCAAATCCTCGCTGCATGGGACAGCCTGCTGGGACGGATTCCCGTCGTCAAGTCCATCTATTCCAGCGTCAAAAAAGTATCCGAGTCTCTGCTTTCCGACAGCAGCCGCTCGTTCAGAACGCCCGTGCTGGTTCCGTTCCCGCAGCCCAATATTTGGACGATTGCCTTTGTTTCAGGGCATATTCCCGACAAACTCAAAGGCAGCCTGCCGCACGATGACGACTATCTTTCCGTCTATGTGCCGACCACGCCCAACCCGACCGGCGGCTATTACATCATGGTGAAAAAAAGCGACGTGCGCGAACTCGATATGAGCGTGGACGAAGCATTGAAATATGTGATTTCGCTGGGTATGGTGATGCCGGATGAAGTTCGGGTCAAGGTTTTGGCAGAACACAGGTCGTCTGAAAACGACGATACAGAACAAAACAATTAA
- the hisC gene encoding histidinol-phosphate transaminase, with product MKDTANFIRDDIKAMSAYRIADLPEGFIKLDAMESPYHPFARFPELSNEWLRLIAQAPIQLYPNPAASGLQETLRKAFGIPEAASIALGNGSDELIQFLTLLVAQSGATMLAVEPSFVMYRHNAELYGMNYVGVPLNEDFTLDLPAVLSAIEKHQPALIFIAYPNNPTGVCFRREEVEAIIRAAQGIVVVDEAYGAFSRDSFLPQAGSVENLVVMRTISKIGFAGLRIGYGAGNPAVMGELAKILPPYNMNQLSLATAKFALQHHDAIQTTIDILKAERERVFCELSAIGRLKAFPSEANFITVRVPDADALFNTLKENRILIKKLHGTHPLLAQCVRITIGSPEQNDAVLDIIRKLYA from the coding sequence ATGAAAGATACAGCTAATTTCATCCGCGACGACATCAAAGCCATGTCCGCCTACCGAATTGCCGACTTGCCCGAAGGCTTCATCAAGCTGGATGCAATGGAAAGTCCGTATCATCCGTTTGCCCGTTTTCCCGAGCTGTCAAACGAATGGCTGCGGCTGATTGCCCAAGCGCCGATTCAGCTTTATCCCAACCCCGCCGCCAGCGGGCTGCAGGAAACTTTAAGAAAAGCCTTCGGCATTCCTGAAGCCGCCTCTATCGCTTTAGGAAACGGCTCGGATGAGTTAATCCAATTCTTGACCCTGCTCGTTGCCCAATCAGGCGCGACCATGCTGGCGGTTGAGCCGAGTTTCGTGATGTATCGGCACAATGCCGAGCTGTACGGCATGAATTACGTCGGCGTGCCGCTCAATGAAGATTTCACGCTTGATTTGCCCGCCGTTTTATCTGCCATTGAAAAACATCAGCCCGCGTTGATTTTCATCGCCTATCCGAACAATCCGACAGGCGTATGTTTCCGCCGCGAAGAAGTCGAAGCCATTATCCGCGCGGCGCAGGGTATCGTTGTTGTCGATGAAGCATACGGCGCATTCAGCCGCGACAGTTTTCTGCCGCAGGCGGGCAGCGTTGAAAATCTGGTTGTGATGCGCACCATCAGCAAAATTGGTTTTGCCGGACTACGCATCGGCTATGGGGCAGGAAACCCCGCCGTAATGGGCGAGCTGGCGAAAATCCTGCCGCCCTACAATATGAACCAATTAAGCTTGGCGACCGCCAAATTCGCCCTGCAACACCACGACGCGATTCAGACGACCATCGATATTTTAAAAGCCGAGCGCGAACGCGTTTTTTGCGAATTGTCCGCCATAGGTCGTCTGAAAGCCTTCCCCAGCGAAGCGAATTTCATTACCGTGCGCGTTCCCGATGCAGACGCATTGTTTAACACGCTTAAAGAAAACCGCATCCTGATTAAGAAACTCCACGGCACGCATCCACTTTTGGCGCAGTGCGTCCGCATTACCATCGGCAGTCCCGAGCAAAACGATGCCGTACTGGATATTATCCGCAAGCTTTATGCCTGA
- a CDS encoding phospholipase A has translation MNEMMDKMLKHNSAQSNTPKNEKPSFSKCRRALMLILVGGATAPVAYADTALQCTSIQDNATRLACYDSIYSAQLPPQAPLPVIREETAKAPVDLPKTISTSREKKTATIVFDENKEQSTLSEDNLRTTADAYTPLSLMYDLDKNDSRGLLSVREHNPMYLMPAWYNSSPNLYPHSPSRGTTNQEKFSEQKHIETKLQVSFKSKIAEDLFKTRADLWFGYTQKSDWQIYNQGRKSAPFRNTDYEPEIFLTQPVKADLPFGGKLRMVGVGFVHQSNGQSRPESRSWNRVYALAGMEWGKLTVIPRVWMRAFDQTGENNDNPDITDYMGHGDLRLQYRLNDKQNISSLLRYNPKTGHGAVEAAYTFPIKGKLKGVVRGFHGYGESLIDYNHKQNGIGIGLMFNDWDGI, from the coding sequence ATGAATGAAATGATGGACAAGATGTTGAAACACAATTCGGCGCAAAGCAATACTCCGAAAAACGAAAAACCGTCATTCTCCAAATGCCGGCGCGCCTTGATGCTTATCCTTGTCGGCGGAGCCACCGCCCCTGTCGCCTATGCCGACACGGCTTTGCAATGCACCTCCATTCAAGACAATGCCACCCGTTTGGCGTGTTACGACAGCATTTACTCGGCTCAACTGCCGCCGCAAGCTCCGCTGCCCGTCATTCGCGAAGAAACCGCCAAAGCACCGGTCGATTTGCCCAAAACCATCAGCACCAGCCGCGAGAAAAAAACGGCAACGATTGTGTTTGACGAAAATAAAGAACAATCCACCCTTTCGGAAGACAATCTCCGCACCACAGCCGATGCCTACACGCCACTGAGTCTGATGTACGATTTGGACAAAAACGACTCGCGCGGCTTATTGAGCGTACGCGAGCACAATCCCATGTACCTGATGCCCGCATGGTACAACAGCTCGCCCAACCTGTATCCCCACTCCCCTTCGCGCGGCACGACCAATCAGGAAAAATTCAGCGAACAGAAACACATAGAAACCAAACTGCAAGTTTCGTTCAAAAGCAAAATTGCCGAAGATTTGTTTAAAACCCGCGCAGACTTGTGGTTCGGCTACACCCAAAAATCCGATTGGCAGATTTACAACCAAGGCAGAAAATCCGCGCCGTTCCGCAATACCGATTACGAACCCGAAATTTTCCTGACACAGCCCGTGAAGGCTGATTTACCGTTCGGCGGCAAACTGCGTATGGTCGGCGTAGGCTTCGTCCACCAATCCAATGGACAAAGCCGCCCCGAATCCCGCTCATGGAACCGAGTTTACGCGCTGGCAGGAATGGAATGGGGCAAGCTGACAGTTATCCCGCGCGTGTGGATGCGAGCATTCGATCAGACCGGTGAAAACAACGACAATCCCGATATTACCGACTACATGGGTCATGGCGATTTGAGGCTGCAATACCGTCTGAACGACAAACAAAATATTTCGTCCCTGCTGCGCTACAATCCGAAAACCGGACACGGCGCGGTTGAAGCCGCCTATACTTTCCCGATTAAAGGCAAACTCAAAGGCGTCGTGCGCGGCTTTCACGGCTACGGCGAAAGCCTGATTGATTACAACCACAAACAAAACGGCATCGGCATCGGTCTGATGTTCAACGACTGGGACGGAATTTAA
- the dacB gene encoding D-alanyl-D-alanine carboxypeptidase/D-alanyl-D-alanine endopeptidase — MLYVFFRSLNNMNWKKTVAAWYLCLMPFSAYALNLGNIPPDEISVYVQELDSGKVIESHRADASVNPASTMKLVTAFSAFEALGKDYRWTTEFKTNGHIEGDSLEGDIYWVGSGDPVFDQDGLKDALQQLQNKGIRHIKGSLVLDRHLWGTVGNPPDFESDAGSPFMTAPDPNMLAYKVVWLRPESDGSGGITVETSPPLPDIPIENKTVLSNSGKCGALQNHMRASYSGGKLHIGGKVPESCLGGEMHINMLSSIEFAHKSFVNQWRALGGTISDDLKTAPAPSNAKILAVSRSKPLSDILTDMNKHSNNLIARSVFLKLGGNGDSETARRKAAEAVSLELATAGIDTENLVLENGSGLSRSERVTAHMMGQMLEKAYFSPFKQEFIDTLPIAGQDGTLKKRLKQPGSRLRLKTGTLKNVRALAGYWLGDKPMIVVVIINSPKASAYLHDLDALVSQIVLPGGNDWIDAKLTCKERMAV, encoded by the coding sequence ATGCTTTATGTATTTTTCAGAAGTCTCAACAATATGAATTGGAAAAAAACGGTAGCGGCATGGTATTTGTGCTTAATGCCGTTCTCTGCCTATGCCTTGAATCTCGGCAATATCCCGCCGGACGAAATCTCCGTTTACGTTCAAGAATTGGACAGCGGCAAAGTTATCGAATCACACAGAGCAGATGCCTCGGTCAATCCGGCATCGACGATGAAGCTGGTAACAGCATTTTCCGCCTTTGAAGCTTTGGGTAAGGATTACCGCTGGACAACGGAATTTAAAACCAACGGACATATCGAAGGCGATTCGTTGGAAGGCGATATTTATTGGGTGGGCAGCGGCGATCCCGTGTTCGACCAAGACGGGCTGAAGGATGCCCTGCAACAACTGCAAAACAAAGGCATCAGACATATTAAAGGCAGCCTGGTACTCGACCGCCATCTTTGGGGTACCGTCGGCAACCCGCCAGATTTCGAATCCGACGCAGGTTCACCGTTTATGACCGCTCCCGACCCGAATATGCTGGCTTACAAGGTTGTCTGGCTCAGGCCTGAGTCAGATGGCTCAGGCGGCATTACCGTCGAGACCTCGCCTCCCCTACCCGATATTCCTATTGAAAACAAAACCGTACTGTCAAACTCCGGGAAATGCGGTGCATTGCAAAATCATATGCGTGCCAGCTATTCCGGTGGAAAGCTACATATCGGCGGTAAGGTTCCGGAGAGTTGTTTAGGCGGGGAAATGCATATCAACATGCTCTCCTCCATAGAATTTGCACACAAAAGCTTTGTTAATCAATGGCGCGCACTCGGCGGTACGATTTCAGACGACCTCAAAACCGCTCCTGCACCGAGTAACGCAAAAATCTTGGCAGTTTCACGCTCCAAACCGTTGTCAGACATACTGACCGACATGAACAAACATTCCAACAACCTGATTGCACGGTCCGTATTCTTAAAACTTGGCGGCAACGGCGACAGCGAAACCGCACGCAGAAAAGCAGCGGAAGCGGTTTCCCTGGAATTGGCAACTGCAGGGATTGATACGGAAAACCTGGTTTTGGAAAACGGTTCGGGCTTATCGAGAAGCGAGCGCGTTACCGCGCACATGATGGGACAAATGCTGGAAAAAGCTTATTTCAGCCCGTTTAAACAGGAATTTATCGACACGCTGCCAATTGCCGGACAGGACGGGACATTGAAAAAACGCCTGAAGCAACCCGGCAGCCGACTGCGTCTGAAAACCGGCACGCTCAAAAACGTGCGGGCGCTGGCAGGCTACTGGCTTGGCGACAAGCCGATGATTGTCGTCGTAATCATCAACAGCCCCAAAGCCTCTGCCTACCTTCACGATTTGGATGCGCTGGTTTCCCAAATAGTCTTACCCGGAGGAAACGACTGGATAGACGCAAAACTAACCTGCAAAGAGCGGATGGCAGTTTAA
- the aspS gene encoding aspartate--tRNA ligase encodes MRTNYCGLISEQYLDQTVTVKGWVHRRRDHGGVIFIDLRDREGIVQVVIDPDTPEAFATADSARNEYVLSITGRVRNRPEGTTNDKMISGKIEILAKEIEVLNAAATPPFQIDDENISENVRLTNRVIDLRRPVMQRNLRLRYQVAMGVRRYLDAQGFIDIETPMLTRSTPEGARDYLVPSRVHPGEFFALPQSPQLFKQLLMVAGFDRYYQITKCFRDEDLRADRQPEFTQIDLETSFLNEDEIMDITEGMAKQVFQDALGVDLGDFPRMPYSEAMFYYGSDKPDMRINLKFTELTDLMKTEEFKVFRGAADMKGGRVVALRVPNGAKFSRKEIDEYTKFVGIYGAKGLAYIKVNDVSNLSNGEDSGLQSPIVKFLSENALKEIIERTGAQNGDIIFFGADKAKVVNEAIGALRIKVGLEHGAENGYFVDEWKPLWVVDFPMFEYDEDGDRWAAMHHPFTSPKPGHEDLMASDPENCLARAYDMVLNGWEIGGGSIRIHRADVQEKVFAALKISSEEQQEKFGFLLDNLKFGAPPHGGLAFGLDRLVTLMTGAESIRDVIAFPKTQRAQCLLTNAPNAVDDKQLRELSLRLRQKATENKEA; translated from the coding sequence ATGCGTACCAACTATTGCGGCCTGATCAGCGAGCAATACTTAGACCAAACCGTAACCGTCAAAGGCTGGGTACACCGCCGACGCGACCACGGCGGTGTGATTTTTATCGACCTGCGCGACCGCGAAGGCATCGTCCAAGTCGTGATTGATCCCGACACACCCGAAGCGTTTGCCACTGCCGATTCCGCCCGCAACGAATACGTTTTGAGCATTACCGGCCGTGTGCGCAACCGTCCCGAAGGCACGACCAACGACAAAATGATTTCCGGCAAAATCGAAATCCTTGCCAAAGAAATCGAAGTATTGAACGCCGCCGCTACGCCGCCGTTCCAAATCGATGACGAAAACATCAGCGAAAACGTGCGCCTGACCAACCGCGTTATCGACCTGCGCCGTCCGGTGATGCAGCGCAACCTGCGCCTGCGTTATCAAGTCGCTATGGGCGTTCGCCGTTATCTGGACGCGCAAGGCTTCATCGACATCGAAACCCCGATGCTGACCCGTTCCACGCCTGAAGGCGCGCGCGACTACCTCGTGCCGAGCCGCGTTCATCCGGGCGAGTTTTTCGCGCTGCCGCAATCACCTCAATTGTTTAAACAACTGTTAATGGTGGCGGGTTTCGACCGTTACTACCAAATCACCAAGTGCTTCCGTGACGAAGACTTGCGCGCCGACCGCCAGCCCGAATTCACCCAAATCGACTTGGAAACCTCGTTCTTGAACGAGGATGAAATCATGGACATCACCGAAGGCATGGCAAAACAAGTCTTCCAAGACGCGCTGGGCGTGGACTTGGGCGATTTCCCGCGTATGCCTTACTCCGAAGCCATGTTCTACTACGGCTCCGACAAACCCGATATGCGCATCAACCTGAAATTCACCGAGCTGACCGACCTGATGAAAACGGAAGAATTCAAAGTCTTCCGCGGCGCAGCCGACATGAAAGGCGGCCGCGTGGTTGCCCTGCGCGTACCGAACGGTGCAAAATTCAGCCGCAAAGAAATCGACGAATACACCAAATTTGTCGGCATCTACGGCGCGAAAGGTTTGGCGTACATCAAAGTGAACGATGTCAGCAACCTTTCCAACGGTGAAGACAGCGGTCTGCAATCTCCAATCGTAAAATTCCTGTCCGAAAATGCCCTGAAAGAAATCATCGAGCGTACTGGCGCACAAAACGGCGACATCATCTTCTTCGGCGCAGACAAAGCCAAAGTTGTGAACGAAGCCATCGGCGCGCTGCGTATCAAAGTCGGTTTGGAACATGGCGCGGAAAACGGCTACTTCGTGGACGAATGGAAACCTTTGTGGGTTGTCGATTTTCCGATGTTCGAATACGACGAAGACGGCGACCGCTGGGCAGCCATGCACCATCCGTTCACCTCGCCCAAGCCCGGTCATGAAGACCTGATGGCATCCGATCCTGAAAACTGCTTGGCACGCGCCTACGATATGGTGTTGAACGGCTGGGAAATCGGCGGCGGTTCTATCCGTATCCACCGTGCCGACGTACAGGAAAAAGTGTTCGCCGCACTGAAAATCAGCTCTGAAGAGCAACAAGAAAAATTCGGCTTCCTCTTGGACAACCTGAAATTCGGCGCGCCTCCGCACGGCGGCTTGGCATTCGGCCTCGACCGTTTGGTGACACTGATGACTGGTGCCGAATCCATCCGCGACGTGATTGCCTTCCCGAAAACCCAACGTGCCCAATGTCTGCTGACCAACGCGCCGAATGCAGTGGATGACAAACAGCTGCGCGAATTGAGCTTGCGCCTGCGCCAAAAAGCTACTGAAAATAAAGAAGCGTAA
- a CDS encoding PIG-L deacetylase family protein has translation MLLFTILAVLVLGIMCFLMIIMRMHIKRFAYNVTQDYRYDCLPRHFVARLEGGVIKLPQEVDINDTVLAAVSVETSLLGKWLLPYIKIETRKGIWKHYIEFGGRGVRYLNFSDMFDAESREIFLRGRRVSLKNQEVRLTVYPRMSLDDKKILVLAPHADDAELAAYGLYEKYAANAMVVTVTASEAGRFHYENLFSKRCPTETKEQYLEKGRMRVWNSLTVPLLAGVSSENILQLGFFDTTLKTLYRHPEREIPSAKLETADVGIFRRANKSAISEGLHGGSNWHDLVDNMAYVIESFRPDVVVTPSPNIDVHTDHQCTTIAAVEALKKLNYTKGSLFLYAVHYLTDDYPLGNVDATLSLPPFFSEEGSSDMLYFHSIYSHPVDKKTQNRKLLALDAMNDIRPNARNYMDWKYVLRKGLSLLYHDLTSIRADLISRFVRSNEFFYVVPISDVHNQETYQKIISRGGKNHLH, from the coding sequence ATGTTGTTATTTACAATACTTGCGGTGTTGGTTCTTGGGATAATGTGCTTCTTGATGATTATCATGAGGATGCATATTAAACGCTTTGCCTATAACGTTACGCAGGATTATCGCTATGACTGTTTGCCCCGGCATTTTGTAGCGCGATTGGAGGGTGGAGTTATAAAACTACCTCAAGAAGTGGATATTAATGATACGGTCTTGGCTGCGGTCAGTGTTGAAACTTCTTTGTTGGGCAAATGGTTGTTGCCCTATATTAAGATTGAAACCCGCAAAGGTATTTGGAAGCATTACATCGAATTCGGCGGTAGGGGGGTGAGATATTTGAACTTCAGCGATATGTTCGATGCTGAAAGTCGGGAAATTTTTTTACGGGGCAGAAGGGTATCGTTGAAAAATCAGGAAGTCAGACTGACTGTTTATCCGCGTATGTCTCTAGATGATAAAAAAATTTTAGTGCTTGCGCCGCACGCTGACGATGCGGAGTTGGCAGCTTACGGCCTGTATGAAAAATATGCTGCAAATGCGATGGTGGTAACGGTAACGGCAAGCGAAGCGGGGCGTTTCCATTATGAAAACCTTTTCAGCAAACGCTGCCCTACGGAAACTAAGGAGCAATATTTGGAAAAGGGGCGGATGCGGGTCTGGAACAGTCTGACCGTTCCGCTTTTGGCAGGGGTATCGTCTGAAAACATTTTGCAGCTCGGTTTTTTTGATACAACGCTGAAAACTTTATATCGCCACCCCGAGCGTGAAATTCCTTCTGCCAAGTTGGAGACGGCAGATGTGGGTATTTTCCGGCGAGCCAATAAATCTGCCATATCAGAGGGTTTGCATGGTGGTTCGAATTGGCATGATTTGGTGGACAATATGGCTTACGTCATCGAGTCATTCCGTCCGGATGTTGTTGTTACGCCTTCGCCGAATATTGATGTTCATACCGATCATCAATGTACTACTATTGCTGCTGTTGAAGCATTAAAAAAGCTGAATTACACCAAGGGTTCGCTGTTTTTATATGCGGTTCACTATCTGACTGATGACTATCCTTTGGGTAATGTCGATGCGACGCTGAGCCTGCCGCCGTTTTTCAGCGAAGAAGGAAGTAGCGATATGTTGTATTTCCATTCGATTTACTCTCATCCCGTTGATAAAAAAACGCAAAACCGTAAATTATTGGCATTGGATGCGATGAACGATATTCGCCCGAATGCGCGTAACTACATGGATTGGAAATATGTATTACGCAAGGGTTTGAGCCTGCTGTATCACGATCTTACTTCTATCCGTGCGGATCTGATCAGCCGATTTGTCCGCAGTAATGAGTTTTTTTATGTTGTTCCTATCAGTGATGTCCACAATCAGGAGACGTATCAGAAAATTATTTCTCGGGGCGGGAAAAATCACCTTCATTGA
- the hisB gene encoding imidazoleglycerol-phosphate dehydratase HisB translates to MTITQLHLANFLQLVEEAGSLTKLARKCGYDNAASLSQLKRRLEEQAEDEKARGIRPSLAAKLEAGMHKRKGWLNRDHSKDKEKAAAAEAARQERAAQAAAAAAPAFHMPAEGRAVSITRNTSETQITLSLNLDGTGQYRLDTGVPFLEHMLAQVARHGMIDLDITCKGDLHIDDHHTVEDIGIVLGQALKQALGNKAGIRRYGHAYVPLDEALSRVVIDLSGRPGLVYNIDFTRALIGRFDVDLFEEFFHGVVNHSMMTLHIDNLSGRNAHHQAETVFKAFGRALRMAAECDPRMAGQTPSTKGTLSDESVAVEVAVEKEEAQSEE, encoded by the coding sequence ATGACCATCACTCAACTCCACCTTGCCAATTTCCTGCAGCTTGTCGAAGAAGCAGGCTCGCTGACCAAACTTGCCCGCAAATGCGGTTACGACAACGCGGCATCCCTGTCCCAACTGAAACGCCGCCTTGAAGAGCAGGCAGAAGACGAAAAAGCACGCGGCATCCGCCCCAGCCTTGCCGCCAAACTCGAAGCCGGCATGCACAAACGCAAAGGCTGGTTAAACCGCGACCACAGCAAAGATAAAGAAAAAGCCGCAGCCGCCGAAGCCGCCCGCCAAGAGCGTGCCGCCCAAGCTGCCGCAGCCGCCGCACCGGCATTCCATATGCCCGCAGAAGGCCGCGCAGTCAGCATCACCCGCAACACCAGCGAAACCCAAATCACCCTCAGCCTCAACCTCGACGGCACCGGACAATACCGCCTCGACACCGGCGTCCCTTTCCTTGAGCATATGCTTGCCCAAGTCGCCCGCCACGGCATGATCGACCTTGACATCACCTGTAAAGGCGATTTGCACATCGACGACCACCACACCGTAGAAGACATCGGTATCGTACTCGGTCAAGCCCTGAAACAAGCCTTGGGCAACAAAGCCGGTATCCGCCGCTACGGCCATGCCTACGTTCCGCTCGATGAAGCCTTGAGCCGCGTTGTCATCGATCTCTCCGGCCGCCCCGGACTCGTCTACAACATCGACTTCACCCGCGCCCTCATCGGACGCTTTGACGTTGACTTGTTTGAAGAATTCTTCCACGGCGTCGTCAACCACAGCATGATGACCCTGCACATTGACAACCTCAGCGGCCGCAACGCCCACCACCAAGCCGAAACCGTATTTAAAGCCTTCGGCCGCGCCCTGCGCATGGCAGCAGAATGCGACCCGCGCATGGCAGGACAAACCCCGTCCACCAAAGGCACTTTGAGCGACGAATCCGTTGCCGTTGAAGTTGCCGTTGAAAAAGAAGAAGCGCAAAGCGAAGAGTAA